From the Maioricimonas rarisocia genome, one window contains:
- a CDS encoding homoserine dehydrogenase, which produces MQPLRVGLIGLGTVGTGVSRILLDHADRVTRRAGRPIELTRVAVRSLDKPREIDLPASILTDDAAAVARDPDVDVVVELIGGLSPARELVLDALAAGKDVVTANKALLCEHGLELFRQAREFGRCIAFEAAVAGGVPIIEVLGQSLAANQVHTIEAILNGTSNFILTEMFTNDAAYDDVVRKAQELGYAEADPSMDVKGTDAAQKLGLLTLLAFGTQVGPEKFPVQGIDTIELADLKYADELGYAVKLLATVKLVDGKLEMHTQPTLIRHDRPLAQVDGPNNMVALTGDAVGTTWLSGYGAGQMPTASSVAANLIDVAIGRAQLTFPHLDLWIEHKALPIQPAEEIFRRYYLRLQVDDRPHVMADITDILGRHQISLASVIQHESPEYDEQAGTDGAPPVPLVIMTHRTREGRIQAALTELDQLDCLHQPRVCMPISD; this is translated from the coding sequence ATGCAGCCGCTGCGCGTCGGGTTGATTGGCCTGGGTACCGTGGGAACCGGCGTGAGCCGCATTCTCCTCGATCATGCGGATCGCGTCACACGACGCGCCGGACGTCCGATTGAGCTGACGCGGGTGGCGGTCCGCAGTCTCGACAAGCCGCGGGAGATCGACCTTCCCGCGTCGATCCTGACCGACGATGCCGCCGCCGTCGCCCGCGATCCCGACGTAGATGTCGTCGTCGAGCTGATCGGCGGGCTCAGCCCGGCCCGGGAACTCGTGCTCGACGCACTGGCCGCCGGCAAGGATGTTGTCACTGCCAACAAAGCCCTGCTGTGCGAACACGGGCTGGAACTGTTCCGTCAGGCTCGCGAGTTCGGTCGCTGCATCGCCTTCGAGGCAGCCGTCGCGGGGGGCGTGCCGATCATCGAAGTGCTGGGGCAGTCGCTGGCCGCGAACCAGGTCCACACGATTGAGGCGATTCTCAACGGGACGAGCAACTTCATCCTGACGGAGATGTTCACCAACGACGCCGCCTACGACGACGTCGTCCGCAAGGCACAGGAACTGGGTTACGCCGAGGCCGATCCCTCGATGGATGTGAAGGGGACCGACGCCGCCCAGAAGCTCGGTCTGCTGACGCTGCTCGCATTCGGCACTCAGGTCGGTCCCGAGAAATTCCCGGTGCAGGGTATCGACACGATCGAACTGGCCGATCTGAAATACGCCGACGAACTCGGCTACGCCGTCAAGCTGCTGGCCACGGTCAAACTGGTCGACGGCAAGCTGGAAATGCACACGCAACCGACGCTCATCCGCCACGATCGGCCGCTGGCCCAGGTGGATGGACCGAATAACATGGTGGCGCTCACCGGCGACGCCGTGGGAACCACGTGGCTGTCGGGATACGGGGCCGGGCAGATGCCGACCGCCTCGTCCGTCGCCGCCAACCTGATTGACGTCGCCATCGGCCGGGCGCAGCTGACGTTTCCGCATCTGGACCTGTGGATCGAACACAAGGCATTGCCGATTCAGCCGGCCGAAGAGATCTTCCGCCGTTACTACCTCCGCCTGCAGGTGGACGATCGACCGCACGTGATGGCCGATATCACGGATATCCTGGGCCGGCACCAGATCAGCCTGGCCTCGGTGATTCAGCACGAGTCCCCCGAGTACGATGAGCAGGCGGGGACGGATGGCGCTCCGCCGGTGCCGCTGGTGATCATGACCCACCGCACGCGGGAAGGGCGGATTCAGGCCGCGCTCACCGAGCTGGATCAGCTCGATTGTCTGCATCAGCCCCGGGTCTGCATGCCGATCAGCGACTGA
- a CDS encoding cell division protein FtsQ/DivIB — MAKAKRSTKPRKPASPSRMARLGKLLLAAYRPKAICLIAVAIAAGFFTPYLLRHLPHLASQPEFALDPANVVVSEPHDWVPEEFVQTVLEGAGLAEGKSLLDGDLARNLAEAFAREAWVEEVGRVEIGRDRRVRIDLKYRSPALMVETSRGDYPVDSTGVLLPPEDFQPIDRHRFPRVRNIQSLPHGAPGTVWRDPAVSGAARLAAYLAPGGDMTRWKRFELAAIIAPDDPDQAGNPNRIPFELVTLGGRRIAWGHAPGADSLEPSPDQKVGRLEEYLRRLGSFEEPQGPYLIDIRHFDATISLQRIDQADADSDSPRQR, encoded by the coding sequence ATGGCCAAGGCGAAACGGAGCACGAAACCCCGCAAACCGGCGAGCCCCTCCCGGATGGCCCGCCTGGGGAAGCTGCTTTTGGCGGCCTACCGGCCGAAGGCAATCTGCCTGATTGCCGTGGCCATCGCAGCAGGGTTCTTCACACCATATCTGCTCCGCCACTTGCCTCACCTGGCGTCGCAGCCCGAGTTTGCGCTGGATCCCGCCAATGTCGTCGTCAGCGAGCCGCATGACTGGGTTCCCGAGGAGTTCGTGCAGACGGTGCTCGAGGGGGCCGGGCTCGCGGAAGGGAAATCGCTGCTCGACGGCGATCTGGCCCGCAACCTTGCAGAAGCCTTTGCCCGCGAGGCCTGGGTCGAAGAGGTGGGACGCGTGGAGATCGGTCGCGACCGTCGCGTCCGCATCGACCTGAAGTACCGATCGCCGGCGCTGATGGTAGAGACATCACGCGGAGACTACCCCGTCGATTCCACAGGAGTCCTGCTGCCGCCAGAGGACTTTCAGCCGATCGACCGCCATCGATTCCCACGGGTGCGGAACATCCAGAGTCTCCCTCACGGAGCCCCGGGAACAGTATGGCGTGATCCTGCCGTCTCTGGAGCGGCCAGGCTCGCCGCGTATCTGGCACCCGGCGGGGACATGACCCGATGGAAGCGTTTCGAACTTGCGGCCATCATCGCTCCGGACGATCCCGACCAGGCAGGCAACCCGAACCGCATACCGTTCGAGCTGGTGACGCTCGGTGGGCGTCGGATCGCCTGGGGGCACGCTCCGGGGGCCGATTCGCTCGAGCCGAGCCCGGACCAGAAGGTCGGCCGGCTCGAAGAGTACCTGCGGCGGCTCGGCAGCTTCGAAGAGCCGCAGGGGCCGTATCTCATTGATATCCGCCACTTTGACGCCACGATTTCTCTGCAGCGAATCGATCAGGCAGACGCAGACTCGGATTCTCCCCGCCAACGCTGA
- a CDS encoding beta-lactamase hydrolase domain-containing protein: MERIEVRKDLVVGSQPENDDLDELSDEGFATIMNLRAPAEDGDTTSARDEGVKARTLGMMYVNMPVPMNDLSTQQVNDFRAKLNLLPKPVFVHCSSGKRAGTLALINEAIDQGWSAEDTLSRGRQLGVGCDEPPLRELVQSAVAEKDEASS; encoded by the coding sequence ATGGAACGAATTGAGGTACGCAAGGATCTCGTGGTCGGCAGTCAGCCGGAGAACGACGATCTGGACGAACTCTCGGACGAGGGATTTGCGACAATCATGAACCTGCGGGCCCCTGCGGAAGATGGGGACACCACCTCCGCCCGGGATGAAGGTGTGAAGGCACGTACCCTGGGCATGATGTACGTGAACATGCCGGTCCCCATGAACGACCTGAGCACTCAGCAGGTCAATGACTTCCGTGCCAAACTCAACCTGCTTCCCAAGCCCGTGTTCGTTCACTGCAGCTCGGGAAAACGGGCCGGAACACTGGCACTGATCAACGAGGCCATCGATCAGGGCTGGTCGGCAGAAGATACGTTGAGCCGCGGCCGACAGCTGGGCGTCGGATGCGACGAGCCGCCACTGCGTGAACTCGTACAGTCCGCAGTCGCAGAGAAGGATGAAGCGTCCTCCTGA
- a CDS encoding aldehyde dehydrogenase family protein, which yields MASLVENQTQSAPEIRQTRLLIGGEWQDSVSGNTFQTINPVNEEPIADVARANEEDVDRAVKAARKAFESDDWSKMDARDRGRLMNRLADLLEENFDELAALETLDNGKPIRDSRGADLPLVIDCLRYYAGWADKIHGQTIPIRGDYFCYTRREPVGVIGQIIPWNFPMLMVAWKWGPALAAGCTIVMKPAEQTPLTCLRMGELALEAGFPPGVINIVPGYGDTGAAIVKHPDVDKIAFTGSTETAQMIMRDAAPTLKRCTFELGGKSPNIVFADADLDEAIAGAEFGLFFNQGQCCCAGSRLFVEESIHGSFVERLTERAKNRKLGNPLDPETVQGPQVDRDQFDKIMRYIESGKQAGAECVTGGNRFGDKGYFVEPTVFDRVTDDMEIATDEIFGPVLSVLPFKSVDEVIERGNKTFYGLAAAVWTKDVTKAHRLAASLRAGTIWINCYDVFDAAAPFGGFKMSGMGRELGEAALEHYTELKTVTMNLGG from the coding sequence ATGGCCAGTCTCGTCGAGAATCAGACGCAGTCCGCTCCCGAGATCCGTCAGACCCGTTTGCTGATCGGCGGCGAATGGCAGGATTCGGTCAGCGGCAACACGTTTCAGACGATCAATCCGGTCAACGAAGAACCGATTGCCGACGTTGCCCGCGCCAACGAGGAAGACGTCGATCGAGCGGTCAAAGCAGCCCGCAAAGCATTTGAATCGGACGACTGGTCAAAGATGGATGCGCGGGATCGGGGCCGGCTCATGAACCGACTGGCCGACCTGCTCGAAGAGAATTTCGACGAACTGGCGGCCCTCGAAACGCTCGACAACGGCAAGCCGATCCGTGACAGCCGGGGAGCCGACCTGCCCCTGGTTATTGATTGCCTGCGGTACTACGCCGGCTGGGCGGACAAGATTCACGGTCAGACGATCCCGATCCGCGGGGACTACTTCTGCTACACTCGGCGGGAGCCGGTCGGCGTCATCGGACAGATCATCCCGTGGAACTTTCCGATGCTGATGGTCGCCTGGAAGTGGGGCCCGGCACTCGCGGCGGGCTGTACGATCGTCATGAAGCCGGCCGAGCAGACCCCGCTCACCTGCCTGCGGATGGGAGAACTGGCCCTCGAAGCAGGCTTTCCTCCAGGCGTGATCAACATCGTACCGGGCTACGGCGACACGGGGGCGGCGATCGTCAAACACCCTGACGTCGACAAGATTGCCTTCACTGGTTCGACGGAAACCGCCCAGATGATCATGCGGGATGCCGCTCCGACGCTGAAGCGGTGCACGTTCGAACTGGGCGGCAAAAGTCCGAACATCGTTTTCGCCGATGCCGATCTCGACGAGGCGATTGCCGGTGCGGAGTTCGGGCTGTTCTTCAACCAGGGGCAATGCTGCTGTGCAGGCAGCCGGCTGTTCGTTGAAGAATCGATCCACGGCTCATTCGTGGAGCGCCTGACGGAGCGGGCAAAGAACCGCAAGCTCGGAAATCCGCTCGACCCCGAAACAGTGCAGGGGCCCCAGGTGGACCGGGACCAGTTCGACAAGATCATGCGGTACATCGAAAGCGGGAAGCAGGCTGGTGCCGAGTGCGTCACCGGCGGCAACCGCTTCGGCGACAAGGGGTATTTCGTCGAGCCGACGGTGTTCGATCGTGTCACTGACGACATGGAGATCGCGACCGACGAGATCTTCGGTCCGGTCCTGAGTGTGCTGCCATTCAAGAGCGTCGATGAAGTCATTGAGCGCGGCAACAAGACGTTCTACGGCCTCGCGGCGGCGGTCTGGACGAAAGATGTCACAAAAGCGCATCGTCTCGCGGCCAGCCTGCGGGCGGGGACGATCTGGATCAACTGCTACGACGTGTTTGATGCCGCCGCACCGTTTGGCGGATTCAAGATGTCCGGAATGGGGCGTGAACTGGGTGAAGCGGCCCTGGAGCACTACACCGAACTGAAGACGGTAACGATGAACCTGGGCGGGTAG
- a CDS encoding CHAD domain-containing protein — protein sequence MSYRLERAESVSHGIRRIAIEQIEKAIGEIDDDTLSRHDAVHQVRKRFKKIRGLVRLVRPALGDQYEPINIWYRDAGRRLSEIRDATTMIECFDELAESASDVIEDAVLQSIHNRLVDRRQRIESASRPVEKTLDEIACALSEQRQQVDTWSLDDDGFDAIAGGLGKSFRRGRKTLNRAEQSPTDENLHEWRKRVKYHWFHSRLLRNVWPEVLKARINEMDRLSDLLGDDHDLAVLHETMKTSPPDDIGDAGVIPPLEGLIQQRRSDLQRQAFDVGRRVYADSAKRLTQHLGVWWDVWISDDARDI from the coding sequence ATGTCGTATCGCCTTGAACGAGCAGAATCGGTCTCGCACGGAATACGCCGTATCGCCATCGAACAGATCGAGAAGGCGATTGGCGAGATCGACGACGACACGCTCAGCCGGCACGACGCGGTCCACCAGGTGCGGAAACGGTTCAAGAAGATCCGGGGGCTGGTACGGCTTGTCCGGCCGGCCCTCGGTGATCAGTACGAACCGATCAACATCTGGTACCGGGACGCAGGGCGGAGGCTGTCGGAAATCCGCGATGCCACTACGATGATCGAATGCTTTGACGAACTGGCCGAATCGGCTTCGGACGTGATTGAAGACGCGGTTCTCCAGTCGATTCACAACCGGCTGGTCGACAGGCGACAGCGGATCGAGTCGGCGAGCCGGCCGGTCGAAAAGACTCTCGACGAAATCGCCTGTGCGCTAAGCGAACAACGACAGCAGGTCGACACATGGAGCCTCGACGATGACGGATTCGACGCCATCGCAGGAGGACTGGGCAAGTCGTTTCGACGCGGCAGAAAGACTCTGAATCGCGCGGAGCAGTCGCCAACCGACGAGAACCTGCACGAATGGAGAAAGCGGGTCAAATACCACTGGTTCCACAGTCGTCTGCTGCGCAACGTCTGGCCCGAAGTGCTGAAGGCACGCATCAACGAGATGGACCGGCTGTCCGATCTGCTCGGGGACGACCATGACCTGGCCGTGTTGCACGAGACGATGAAAACGTCTCCTCCCGACGATATTGGCGACGCGGGCGTCATCCCCCCTCTGGAAGGACTGATCCAGCAACGTCGGAGCGACCTGCAGCGGCAGGCTTTCGACGTGGGCCGACGGGTCTATGCCGACTCAGCAAAGCGACTCACGCAACACCTTGGAGTCTGGTGGGACGTCTGGATAAGCGATGACGCTCGGGACATCTGA
- a CDS encoding menaquinone biosynthetic enzyme MqnA/MqnD family protein has protein sequence MSETDPTDRVRIGAVRYLNSKPLIEGLPATIPGAELVLDVPSRLADDLAAGKLDVALIPSVEAFSDANYVAVSDACVATRGPVLSVKLYSRVHPGQIRTLALDEGSRTSAALVKILLEERYGVTPQVESLPLQATTRDTSADAVLLIGDRAIHPPEESFHTVWDLGTEWSTWTGLPFVFAMWVARRDRPGVELGKPLGAVRDRGLDVISDIARREGPQLGMSQPAALEYLTKNLHFHLGSAERNGLQLFRKLATRLGLVPDLGHTLFAPSPSRIASSPVTSAAATSH, from the coding sequence ATGTCTGAAACTGACCCGACGGACCGGGTACGCATTGGTGCCGTCCGATATTTGAACTCCAAGCCCCTCATCGAAGGCCTGCCAGCGACGATTCCGGGTGCGGAACTTGTTCTCGATGTCCCCAGCCGACTGGCCGACGACCTGGCCGCGGGAAAACTGGACGTCGCGTTGATTCCCTCCGTCGAAGCCTTCAGCGATGCGAATTACGTGGCCGTCTCCGACGCCTGCGTCGCCACGCGGGGGCCGGTGCTGAGCGTGAAACTGTACAGCCGGGTGCATCCGGGCCAGATTCGCACGCTCGCGCTCGACGAAGGCTCGCGGACCAGCGCGGCTCTGGTGAAGATCCTGCTGGAGGAGCGGTACGGCGTCACTCCCCAGGTGGAATCGTTGCCGCTGCAGGCGACCACCCGCGACACATCGGCCGATGCCGTTCTGTTGATTGGCGACCGGGCGATCCATCCGCCGGAGGAGTCGTTCCACACCGTCTGGGATCTGGGGACCGAATGGTCCACCTGGACGGGTTTGCCGTTCGTCTTCGCAATGTGGGTGGCCCGCCGCGACCGGCCGGGCGTGGAATTGGGCAAACCGCTGGGGGCCGTGCGGGATCGGGGACTCGATGTCATTTCCGACATTGCCCGCCGCGAGGGTCCGCAGCTCGGAATGAGTCAGCCCGCGGCACTCGAGTACCTGACGAAGAACCTGCACTTTCACCTGGGCTCTGCAGAGCGGAACGGGCTGCAACTGTTCCGGAAGCTGGCGACCCGACTCGGGCTGGTCCCGGACCTGGGCCACACGTTGTTTGCGCCGTCACCTTCACGCATTGCGAGCTCGCCCGTGACGTCTGCTGCCGCGACGTCCCATTGA
- a CDS encoding D-alanine--D-alanine ligase, with protein MPAPDPTTNPLRVAVLYGGDSEEREISLESGEAVIEALRSRGHEVLPVDPLHQPLEKFSWTDVDVAFIALHGRFGEDGQVQQILETAQIPYTGSSAESSRLAFSKSAAKERMLLRDIPTPNYALIHSGDERARITAMASQIGYPLVAKPDQQGSSLGVRFVHEPGQLMSAIEDVFEFGTFCVLESVIAGEEWTVGVLDSLLLPPIRIEVPEGFYDFDSKYKDERTEYHVESGPLGTVAARVSHVGARAAAALGTAGLARIDVRVDGAGQPWVLEVNTVPGMTSHSLVPKSAAAIGWDFPELCDRTLRNALQRWHYLQTPRNSGSPRDSGVSRAAS; from the coding sequence GTGCCGGCTCCGGACCCAACGACCAATCCGCTGCGTGTCGCCGTTCTCTACGGCGGCGATTCCGAAGAACGGGAGATCAGCCTCGAAAGTGGCGAAGCCGTTATCGAGGCTTTGCGATCAAGAGGTCACGAGGTCCTTCCGGTCGACCCGCTGCACCAGCCGCTCGAGAAGTTCAGCTGGACGGATGTCGACGTGGCGTTCATCGCCCTCCACGGCCGGTTTGGCGAAGACGGTCAGGTCCAGCAGATTCTCGAAACCGCGCAGATCCCGTACACCGGCTCCTCTGCCGAATCATCCCGACTCGCATTCAGCAAGTCCGCCGCGAAGGAGCGAATGCTGCTGCGGGATATTCCGACGCCAAACTACGCCCTGATTCACTCCGGCGACGAGAGAGCGCGAATCACCGCGATGGCCAGTCAGATCGGCTACCCCCTCGTTGCCAAGCCGGATCAGCAGGGATCGAGCCTGGGCGTCCGGTTTGTGCACGAGCCGGGCCAGCTGATGTCGGCCATTGAAGACGTCTTCGAGTTTGGCACTTTCTGTGTTCTGGAGTCGGTCATCGCCGGTGAGGAATGGACGGTGGGCGTGCTCGACAGCCTTCTGCTCCCTCCGATTCGTATCGAAGTTCCGGAAGGGTTCTACGACTTCGACTCGAAGTACAAGGACGAGCGAACCGAATATCACGTCGAGTCCGGACCACTGGGGACTGTCGCAGCCCGTGTCTCGCACGTGGGAGCCCGGGCCGCAGCGGCACTCGGGACCGCGGGCCTGGCACGAATCGACGTTCGCGTCGATGGCGCGGGACAACCGTGGGTTCTCGAAGTCAATACGGTCCCGGGCATGACCAGCCACAGCCTGGTTCCCAAATCGGCCGCGGCGATTGGCTGGGACTTTCCGGAACTCTGTGATCGAACTCTGCGGAACGCTCTGCAGCGCTGGCATTACCTGCAGACTCCACGAAACAGCGGTTCCCCGCGCGATTCAGGCGTGTCGCGGGCGGCGAGCTGA
- a CDS encoding response regulator, which translates to MSQEKPAKIKPAEMLKLLRNAADASMDGVIGFDAEGTITHWNRRAEHIFGCSREEAISRPIRDFLSIEPVLDSLADADDGNGSSPSIVEPMRCIAHGQDGTSMDVLVSIAATPSSPSREGIAFVRDVADNGRSEQFLMQEAADARLLHRAMMLSATAETFEEALSSCLSVMCQITGWPIGHVWLPDVKRNRIVSSEIWHCTNEQQCRPLREATEGLELSSGEGFPGRIWERRQPCWGANLQTDQRVVLANELGEIGIKGTFGFPVTADGEIVAILEFFSPLEVAPSPKLLLLVSTLGHQLGRVFEQRQWDEERSRLAAIVDSSCDAIIGKTLDGRVTSWNSGAESVYGYTPEEAVGRPVSFLFPEGAVGEEPEIAAVVEHGVPLQQFETIRRRKDGRLIDVSITVSPIWNSSGNLVGTATIERNISDRKQRMAELRHAKEQAEQANLAKSEFLANISHELRTPMNAIIGMVELSLFDETLPARLRDYLDTARDSAHILLALLNDLLDFSRMEAGRFELEHDPFRIRRVVSEAMRILSLRAHEKGLELTHEVDADVPDLLEGDARRLRQIVINLVGNAIKFTEGGDVTVRVSVDSIDSDSTRLLIAVRDTGIGIPEDQQATIFAPFTQIDASTTRQQGGTGLGLAICRELVEKMGGKIWLESQLGHGTTFYCTPRFRVLDDDDTGPRSNGKFIREQRILVVDDNATNRRILEETLTRWGPRVSVATNGYEALEQIQAANAEKDPFTVLLVDALMPDMDGFTLIETLQTRPSMRGATILMLSSADRNTFEDRCRELAVKSFLEKPISQSTLHDAIATALNVEPPRAVTQRTISPAANPLRVLVAEDTPANRKVVEAILARRGHEPVTAANGREAVEKLISEDFDLILMDVQMPGMDGLQATQAVRKLDDPKKASIPIVAMTAHALKRDRQRCLEAGMDGYIAKPIDAATLINLVETTERRMSIQAQDASSDTSLNSGTPSMTPPATPTGEHPIINIDSALSRMGGNRNLLEDMANFFLEDSVQLCDQVEEGITAADAELAARSAHSLKGLASNFDAETLVVLSQQAERASQRHDFETARALLDALRTQVRLVSDALRQDVIGSSDTVEE; encoded by the coding sequence ATGTCGCAAGAAAAGCCCGCCAAGATAAAGCCCGCCGAGATGCTGAAACTTCTGCGAAACGCTGCAGATGCATCGATGGACGGAGTGATCGGTTTTGATGCAGAAGGGACCATCACACATTGGAACCGACGGGCGGAACACATCTTTGGCTGTTCGCGTGAGGAAGCCATCTCACGTCCAATCCGAGATTTCCTCTCGATCGAGCCAGTACTCGATTCGCTGGCAGACGCAGACGACGGGAATGGATCTTCGCCGTCGATTGTCGAACCGATGCGGTGCATTGCACACGGCCAGGACGGGACGTCCATGGACGTTCTGGTCTCGATCGCTGCAACCCCGTCGTCCCCCTCCCGCGAGGGGATCGCGTTCGTCCGCGATGTGGCGGATAACGGTCGCTCCGAACAGTTTCTGATGCAGGAAGCGGCCGATGCCCGGCTGCTGCATCGAGCGATGATGCTCTCGGCGACCGCCGAAACCTTTGAAGAGGCCCTGTCCAGTTGTCTGTCGGTCATGTGTCAGATCACGGGGTGGCCGATCGGACATGTCTGGCTCCCGGACGTAAAGCGGAACCGGATCGTCTCTTCAGAGATCTGGCACTGCACCAACGAGCAGCAGTGTCGTCCGCTGCGTGAAGCGACCGAAGGGCTCGAGCTCTCCTCGGGCGAAGGGTTTCCGGGACGTATCTGGGAACGACGTCAGCCCTGCTGGGGTGCGAATCTGCAGACAGACCAGCGTGTCGTCCTGGCCAACGAGCTGGGCGAAATCGGCATCAAAGGGACGTTCGGCTTTCCGGTCACCGCCGATGGTGAGATTGTCGCCATCCTCGAGTTCTTTTCGCCGCTGGAAGTCGCTCCCAGCCCGAAGCTCCTGCTGCTTGTCAGCACGCTCGGTCATCAGCTCGGCCGTGTTTTCGAACAGCGGCAATGGGACGAGGAGCGGTCCCGCCTGGCAGCGATCGTCGACTCCTCCTGCGATGCCATCATCGGCAAGACGCTGGACGGACGGGTGACCAGCTGGAACAGCGGGGCGGAGTCCGTCTACGGCTACACGCCCGAGGAAGCGGTCGGCAGACCGGTTTCGTTCCTGTTTCCCGAGGGAGCGGTCGGCGAGGAACCCGAAATTGCGGCGGTCGTCGAGCATGGCGTCCCCCTGCAGCAGTTCGAGACGATTCGCCGCCGCAAGGACGGCCGACTCATCGACGTCTCGATCACCGTCTCGCCGATCTGGAATTCCAGCGGAAACCTGGTCGGCACGGCGACCATCGAGCGAAACATCTCGGACCGCAAGCAGCGAATGGCGGAGCTGCGGCACGCCAAGGAACAGGCGGAGCAGGCGAACCTCGCCAAGAGCGAGTTCCTCGCCAACATCAGCCATGAACTCCGCACGCCAATGAACGCCATCATCGGCATGGTCGAGCTGAGCCTGTTCGATGAAACACTGCCGGCGCGGCTGAGGGACTACCTCGACACGGCCCGGGACTCGGCTCACATCCTGCTGGCGCTGCTCAACGATCTGCTCGACTTCTCCCGCATGGAAGCAGGCCGCTTCGAGCTCGAGCACGACCCGTTTCGGATCCGACGCGTCGTGAGCGAAGCAATGCGCATCCTGTCATTGCGGGCCCACGAAAAGGGACTCGAACTCACCCACGAAGTCGATGCCGATGTCCCCGATCTTCTCGAAGGAGATGCCCGACGCCTCCGCCAGATTGTGATCAACCTCGTCGGCAACGCAATCAAGTTTACGGAAGGTGGAGACGTGACGGTCCGGGTCAGCGTCGATTCGATCGACTCCGATTCCACCCGGCTGCTGATTGCCGTTCGGGACACCGGCATCGGGATCCCCGAGGATCAGCAGGCCACCATCTTTGCCCCGTTCACGCAGATCGACGCGTCAACGACGCGTCAACAGGGAGGGACCGGGCTGGGGCTGGCGATCTGCCGTGAACTCGTGGAGAAGATGGGAGGCAAGATCTGGCTGGAAAGCCAGCTCGGACACGGCACCACCTTCTATTGCACGCCGCGATTCCGCGTGCTGGATGACGACGATACCGGCCCCAGGTCCAACGGAAAGTTCATTCGCGAACAGCGGATTCTTGTCGTCGACGACAATGCGACAAACCGCCGGATTCTGGAAGAGACACTGACCCGGTGGGGCCCCCGCGTGAGCGTGGCGACAAACGGTTACGAGGCGCTCGAACAGATCCAGGCGGCAAACGCAGAGAAGGATCCGTTTACGGTTCTTCTCGTCGACGCGCTGATGCCAGACATGGATGGGTTCACGCTGATCGAAACACTGCAGACTCGTCCCTCGATGCGCGGTGCCACAATTTTGATGCTTTCTTCGGCAGATCGGAATACATTTGAAGATCGCTGCCGCGAACTGGCAGTCAAATCATTCCTCGAGAAGCCGATCTCACAGTCGACACTCCATGACGCGATCGCGACGGCACTCAATGTGGAACCCCCGCGAGCCGTCACACAGCGGACAATCTCCCCGGCAGCCAATCCTCTGCGCGTCCTTGTTGCCGAGGACACTCCTGCCAACCGAAAGGTCGTCGAAGCGATTCTGGCGCGGCGTGGTCACGAACCGGTCACGGCAGCGAATGGCCGCGAGGCCGTCGAAAAACTGATCAGCGAAGACTTTGACCTGATTTTGATGGACGTGCAGATGCCGGGAATGGACGGCCTGCAGGCGACCCAGGCCGTTCGCAAACTGGACGATCCGAAAAAAGCGTCAATCCCGATCGTCGCGATGACCGCCCATGCGCTGAAACGGGATCGCCAGCGGTGCCTCGAAGCCGGCATGGACGGTTACATTGCAAAGCCGATCGATGCCGCGACACTGATCAATCTTGTGGAAACGACAGAGCGACGTATGTCCATTCAGGCGCAAGATGCCTCCTCCGACACTTCCCTCAACTCGGGGACCCCTTCCATGACGCCTCCCGCAACACCGACCGGCGAACACCCGATCATCAACATCGACTCGGCTTTGAGCCGGATGGGAGGAAATCGCAACCTGCTCGAGGACATGGCCAACTTCTTCCTCGAGGACAGTGTTCAGCTGTGCGACCAGGTCGAGGAGGGAATCACCGCGGCCGACGCGGAACTTGCCGCCCGGTCGGCCCACAGTCTCAAAGGGCTTGCGTCCAACTTCGATGCGGAAACACTGGTCGTGCTCAGTCAGCAGGCCGAACGGGCCTCTCAGCGGCACGACTTCGAAACCGCCCGGGCATTGCTCGACGCACTGCGGACGCAGGTCCGACTGGTTTCGGATGCACTCCGTCAGGACGTCATCGGCAGCAGCGACACCGTCGA